A window from Kovacikia minuta CCNUW1 encodes these proteins:
- a CDS encoding SDR family NAD(P)-dependent oxidoreductase gives MMNQPLAGKVALVTGGSRGIGAAIAQRLAQDGAAVALTYTRSPQKADELAQVITAAGGRAVAIQADSANVEAVRNAVAETVNTWGRLDILVNNAGIATLAPIDQFSLEDFDQLVAVNVRGVFVATQEAVRHMGEGGRVIMIGSINSDFTPLAGLSVYALTKGARRQFHPWSCP, from the coding sequence ATGATGAATCAACCACTGGCAGGGAAGGTCGCTCTGGTGACAGGAGGCTCGCGGGGCATTGGGGCAGCGATTGCTCAGCGTTTAGCGCAGGATGGGGCAGCCGTTGCACTCACGTACACCCGCTCGCCCCAAAAAGCTGATGAGTTGGCTCAGGTTATCACAGCGGCAGGAGGTCGGGCTGTGGCAATTCAGGCTGACAGTGCCAATGTCGAAGCAGTGAGAAATGCTGTTGCTGAAACGGTTAACACCTGGGGTCGCCTGGATATTCTAGTCAACAATGCCGGGATTGCTACGTTAGCCCCGATCGACCAGTTTTCCCTGGAGGACTTCGATCAACTGGTTGCGGTAAATGTTAGGGGGGTGTTTGTCGCCACCCAGGAAGCGGTTCGGCACATGGGCGAAGGGGGGCGAGTCATCATGATTGGTAGTATTAACAGTGATTTCACCCCTTTGGCAGGGCTTTCGGTTTATGCCCTAACCAAAGGGGCGCGTCGCCAGTTTCACCCGTGGTCTTGCCCGTGA
- a CDS encoding molybdenum cofactor guanylyltransferase, protein MVTPRVEQYREILPNHCHFIHEKLLSHETKPQGPLIGFAQGLAEVKTDWVLLLACDLPYLSAEVLQRWSQQLPNLGEAVALLAKTEKDWEPLCGFYRTSCLASLRAEIGRGERSFQRWLSQEVVQPITGGNSPAERRIDARMLFNCNTPTDLATLKGELRLY, encoded by the coding sequence GTGGTCACGCCCAGGGTTGAACAATATCGGGAAATTCTGCCCAACCACTGTCATTTCATCCACGAAAAACTTCTATCCCATGAGACAAAACCGCAGGGACCCTTGATTGGGTTTGCTCAGGGCCTGGCTGAGGTAAAAACAGATTGGGTTTTGTTGCTGGCGTGTGACTTGCCTTATCTATCCGCTGAGGTTTTGCAGCGCTGGTCTCAGCAATTGCCCAACCTAGGAGAAGCCGTTGCCCTGCTTGCCAAAACGGAAAAGGACTGGGAACCTTTATGTGGCTTTTATCGAACCAGTTGTCTAGCCAGTCTAAGGGCTGAGATCGGCAGGGGAGAGCGATCGTTCCAACGTTGGCTGTCTCAAGAAGTTGTCCAACCGATTACTGGGGGTAATTCTCCAGCAGAAAGAAGGATTGATGCCAGAATGCTGTTTAATTGCAACACGCCAACGGATCTGGCAACGCTGAAGGGTGAACTCAGGCTTTACTGA
- a CDS encoding helix-turn-helix domain-containing protein, giving the protein MNNQTLRMDREQAKKLIELGSRLCQLRQNQGISLHQVAEKTMIPTRLLAAIEAGNLEQLPEPVYIQGFIRRYADVIGMNGAEFASAFPTDADLVVPESSWRGTVQAQLRPLHLYLLYMVLVMGAVGGLSFLLNRSTTPQMVGLTETAQPQAQLTPGTPVVPIGPPAPAQPRATLSQNLSSPQPSVSPSAVQKPIRIGLTLTAQSWIRIEADGKTEYEGVLPEGTQRTWTADKRLTLRAGDAGGVMISFNDSKPKRLGEPGDVEEITFGGDAQANTTPETSRNSESLTASSETF; this is encoded by the coding sequence ATGAATAACCAAACTCTCCGAATGGATAGGGAACAGGCAAAAAAGCTGATAGAGCTAGGTTCTCGCCTCTGCCAACTGCGCCAGAATCAAGGGATTTCCTTGCATCAGGTGGCTGAAAAAACGATGATCCCAACTCGGCTACTGGCGGCGATCGAAGCGGGTAACCTGGAGCAATTACCTGAGCCTGTTTATATTCAAGGGTTTATCCGGCGTTATGCCGATGTGATTGGCATGAACGGAGCAGAGTTTGCCAGTGCCTTCCCTACGGATGCAGACCTGGTAGTACCCGAATCTTCCTGGCGAGGAACGGTGCAGGCGCAGCTCCGACCACTTCACCTCTATCTGCTATATATGGTTTTGGTAATGGGGGCCGTGGGTGGACTGTCCTTCCTATTAAACCGCTCTACCACACCTCAGATGGTCGGTTTGACCGAAACTGCCCAACCTCAGGCTCAATTAACACCAGGCACTCCCGTCGTTCCAATTGGCCCTCCCGCACCAGCCCAACCTCGCGCTACACTCTCTCAAAATCTCTCATCCCCTCAACCTTCGGTCTCTCCATCGGCTGTTCAGAAGCCGATTCGGATTGGTTTAACCTTAACTGCCCAATCCTGGATTCGGATCGAGGCAGATGGCAAGACAGAGTATGAAGGGGTTTTACCTGAAGGAACTCAACGGACGTGGACTGCGGACAAGCGGTTAACCTTGCGGGCTGGTGATGCTGGAGGAGTGATGATTAGCTTCAACGATAGTAAGCCAAAACGTCTGGGTGAACCTGGCGATGTGGAAGAAATTACCTTTGGAGGGGATGCTCAAGCAAATACCACTCCCGAAACCTCTAGAAATTCTGAATCTTTAACTGCAAGTTCAGAGACATTTTGA
- a CDS encoding alpha/beta hydrolase family protein: MRGQQQNQGRSSNWIWRLSTSKVLRRSSNLEIDTGYLSVPRSIAFPTGAGLTAYGFFYPPANKDYGTPTGERPPLLVKSHGGPTAATSTAFNLKIQYWTSRGFAVLDVNYGGSTGYGREYRERLKGNWGIVDVDDCVNGAKYLAELGEVDRDRLVIDGGSAGGYTTLAALTFRDTFKAGASFYGVSDLEALATDTHKFESRYLDSLIGPYPDRKDLYIERSPIHASDQLNCPVIFFQGDEDKIVPPNQAEMMVNALRAKGLPVAYVLYEGEQHGFRKAENIKRTMDGEFYFYAKVFGFEPADRIEPVTIENL, translated from the coding sequence ATGCGGGGTCAGCAACAGAACCAGGGGCGATCGTCCAACTGGATCTGGCGACTCAGCACATCGAAGGTATTGCGTCGCTCCAGCAATCTAGAAATTGATACGGGTTATTTATCCGTTCCCAGGTCGATCGCCTTTCCCACGGGAGCCGGACTAACCGCCTATGGCTTCTTCTACCCTCCAGCAAATAAAGATTACGGTACTCCGACTGGTGAGCGTCCCCCCCTCCTGGTCAAGAGCCACGGCGGACCAACCGCTGCCACTTCCACCGCATTCAATCTCAAGATCCAATATTGGACGAGTCGTGGCTTTGCCGTGCTGGATGTCAACTATGGGGGTAGTACAGGCTATGGGCGCGAATACCGGGAACGGCTGAAGGGCAACTGGGGAATTGTGGATGTGGATGATTGCGTGAATGGGGCAAAATATCTGGCGGAGTTGGGTGAAGTCGATCGCGATCGGCTCGTAATTGATGGGGGGAGCGCCGGAGGCTATACCACCCTCGCGGCTCTCACTTTCCGCGATACCTTCAAAGCCGGTGCCAGTTTCTATGGCGTCAGCGACCTGGAAGCTTTAGCCACCGACACACACAAGTTTGAATCCCGCTATCTGGATAGCCTGATCGGTCCCTATCCAGACCGGAAGGATTTGTATATCGAACGATCGCCCATCCACGCCAGCGATCAGCTGAATTGCCCTGTCATTTTCTTCCAGGGTGACGAAGATAAAATCGTGCCCCCGAACCAGGCAGAAATGATGGTCAACGCCTTGCGTGCCAAAGGTCTGCCGGTCGCTTACGTCCTGTATGAAGGAGAACAACACGGCTTCCGCAAAGCCGAAAACATCAAACGCACAATGGATGGAGAGTTCTACTTCTACGCCAAAGTGTTTGGGTTCGAGCCAGCGGATAGGATAGAGCCTGTTACGATTGAGAACCTTTAA
- a CDS encoding pseudouridine synthase: MAERVQKILSQWGVASRRQAEQLILEGRVRLNGATVHLGQKADPDRDQIQVDGVAIQSGKRPQPIYLLLNKPVGVVSTCTDPWGRKTVLELLPPDQQEGLGIHPVGRLDADSTGALLLTNDGDLTFYLTHPRHHIPKTYQVWVKGYPSDSILQQWRQGVMLAHDKTLPAQVDVLERDPEYKTLLRIILTEGRNRQIRRVAEQLGHPVIHLHRIAIGPIQLNPPEMPALPLGCYRPLKDTEIGFLKTQIDLPSVRMPVRRKTAK; encoded by the coding sequence ATGGCTGAACGAGTGCAAAAGATTCTCTCTCAATGGGGAGTTGCATCCCGTCGTCAAGCGGAACAACTGATCCTGGAGGGGCGCGTTCGGCTAAATGGGGCAACTGTTCACCTGGGTCAGAAAGCAGATCCAGATCGGGATCAAATTCAAGTGGATGGAGTGGCAATTCAGTCTGGCAAACGCCCTCAGCCAATTTACTTGTTGCTAAATAAACCTGTAGGGGTTGTTTCAACCTGTACTGATCCCTGGGGACGAAAAACTGTCCTGGAACTGCTCCCTCCAGACCAACAAGAAGGGCTTGGGATTCATCCGGTCGGACGGCTAGACGCAGATTCAACTGGTGCATTATTGTTAACCAATGATGGTGATTTGACGTTTTATCTAACCCATCCCCGCCACCATATTCCCAAGACCTACCAGGTTTGGGTGAAGGGATATCCTTCAGACTCGATCTTGCAGCAGTGGCGTCAGGGAGTCATGCTTGCTCATGACAAAACACTACCAGCCCAGGTTGATGTGTTGGAACGTGATCCGGAATACAAAACTCTTTTGCGGATCATCTTAACGGAGGGTAGAAATCGGCAAATTCGACGGGTTGCTGAACAGTTGGGACATCCAGTGATTCATCTGCATCGCATAGCGATCGGTCCAATTCAGTTAAACCCACCTGAAATGCCAGCCCTGCCTCTTGGTTGCTACCGTCCATTGAAAGATACCGAGATCGGTTTCTTGAAAACTCAAATTGACCTACCATCAGTAAGGATGCCTGTGAGGAGGAAGACCGCCAAATGA
- a CDS encoding NTP transferase domain-containing protein has translation MSDPSFLSAIVLAGGRSSRMGRDKALIEIEGSPLLRRVCRCCAAMHSVGLCGHAQG, from the coding sequence ATGAGCGATCCATCTTTTTTAAGTGCGATCGTGTTAGCGGGGGGCAGAAGTTCTCGTATGGGGCGGGACAAAGCGCTGATTGAAATTGAGGGTTCTCCTTTGTTGCGAAGAGTCTGCCGATGTTGCGCTGCAATGCACTCCGTTGGTTTATGTGGTCACGCCCAGGGTTGA
- a CDS encoding response regulator transcription factor yields the protein MPLTLPSDVTKSQPGLKMGRVLIVEDESLICETIALALADEGYEVFTAEDGRVALDLIHQVDELEHNFSFKMPSSGQRQVSNQRFDLIVLDLMLPYINGLDLCRLIRREGNSVPILMLSAKGSETDRVVGLEVGADDYLTKPFGMRELVARCRALLRRYNHLQVEPEQPSLKFRDIALYPHECRVIVRGEEINFSPKEFKILELFLSYPRRVWSREQLLEKIWGPDFIGDSKTVDVHIRWLREKLELDPSNPEYLVTVRGFGYRFG from the coding sequence ATGCCACTCACGTTGCCTTCAGATGTGACAAAGAGTCAGCCAGGTCTGAAGATGGGTCGGGTTTTGATTGTTGAGGATGAGTCATTAATCTGCGAAACGATCGCCCTGGCGCTGGCAGACGAGGGATATGAAGTGTTTACCGCAGAGGATGGTCGGGTTGCTCTCGATTTGATCCACCAGGTGGATGAGCTTGAGCATAATTTTTCGTTTAAGATGCCGTCTTCAGGGCAGCGGCAGGTTTCTAATCAGCGTTTTGATCTAATCGTTCTGGATCTGATGCTGCCCTATATCAACGGCCTGGATCTCTGTCGTTTGATCCGGCGGGAAGGGAACAGTGTGCCAATTTTGATGCTGAGTGCTAAAGGGAGCGAAACCGATCGGGTTGTCGGGCTAGAAGTGGGTGCGGATGACTATCTGACGAAACCCTTTGGCATGCGCGAGTTGGTTGCCCGCTGTCGAGCATTGCTGCGTCGCTACAATCATCTTCAGGTAGAACCAGAACAACCCTCGCTCAAATTTCGTGACATTGCCCTTTATCCCCACGAATGCCGTGTGATCGTGCGGGGTGAAGAAATCAATTTTTCCCCCAAGGAATTCAAAATTCTAGAGTTATTCCTCAGTTACCCTCGCCGGGTCTGGTCCCGTGAGCAACTATTAGAAAAAATTTGGGGACCGGATTTTATTGGCGATAGCAAAACCGTGGATGTTCATATTCGCTGGTTGCGTGAAAAACTAGAACTTGATCCCAGCAATCCAGAATACCTGGTCACGGTACGGGGCTTTGGCTATCGGTTTGGGTAA
- a CDS encoding transposase, whose amino-acid sequence MLNLERILWDDRLLRAMTGLNRKAFENLLVSFSEAYQESRSTPEVERKRALGGGRKATLRTSRDKLFYILLYCKCYPTFDLISVLFGFDRSCAWDWVHGLLPVLEQALGHKQVLPERKVRSVEEFLERFPEVKAVIFDGTERPVQRPKDPDKQKEHYSGKKKRHTRKHITGSTRKKRIILLTKARGGKIHDKRQLDEEDLVCNIPDEVAIEGDLGFQGLQNEFDNIHLPHKKPKGKELSEQQKQENREFSRQRVACEHAHAGIKRYRSVTDVYRNRVPDFDDRLMLNAAGLWNLYLDAA is encoded by the coding sequence ATGCTGAACTTAGAACGTATTCTCTGGGATGACCGTCTGTTGCGGGCGATGACAGGACTCAATCGCAAAGCATTCGAGAACCTCTTGGTGAGCTTCAGCGAGGCTTATCAGGAAAGTCGGAGTACCCCGGAGGTAGAACGTAAACGTGCCCTTGGAGGAGGGCGAAAAGCAACCTTACGAACCAGTCGCGACAAGTTGTTTTACATTTTGTTGTACTGCAAATGCTATCCCACCTTCGACTTAATAAGCGTGTTGTTTGGCTTTGACCGTTCCTGTGCATGGGACTGGGTACATGGTCTGCTCCCGGTTTTGGAGCAGGCGTTAGGGCACAAGCAGGTGCTACCAGAGCGCAAGGTACGGAGTGTAGAGGAATTTCTAGAACGCTTTCCAGAGGTGAAAGCAGTGATTTTCGATGGGACGGAACGTCCCGTACAACGTCCCAAAGACCCCGACAAACAGAAGGAACATTACTCTGGCAAAAAGAAACGTCATACCCGTAAGCACATCACAGGCAGTACGCGAAAAAAGCGAATCATCCTCTTAACGAAGGCGAGAGGGGGCAAAATTCATGACAAACGACAATTGGACGAAGAAGACTTGGTCTGCAACATTCCCGATGAAGTTGCTATAGAAGGAGATTTGGGATTTCAAGGATTACAGAACGAGTTTGATAACATTCATTTGCCGCACAAGAAACCCAAGGGCAAGGAACTAAGCGAACAACAGAAGCAGGAGAACCGAGAGTTCAGTCGTCAACGGGTGGCATGTGAACATGCCCATGCTGGCATCAAGCGTTATCGTTCCGTGACGGATGTATACCGCAATCGTGTGCCTGACTTCGATGATCGCTTAATGCTAAATGCAGCTGGCTTGTGGAACTTGTATCTGGATGCAGCGTAA
- a CDS encoding alpha-ketoglutarate-dependent dioxygenase AlkB, with protein MSLLETPSVPDIPGLRYLPDYLTAAEEGALVAAIEQAGWENGGMRRLVRQFGYRYSFSRRSMAPGDFREALPNWGASIARRLHQGNLLPAVPNQMLANRYLPGEGISFHVDAAEFNEIAALSLLSACVMEFRHGKTGEKQKIWLEPRSLLILEGAARWDWQHGIPYRKRDRHAGREQLREPRISLTFRIFPTE; from the coding sequence TTGAGCCTCTTAGAAACGCCCTCAGTGCCGGACATTCCGGGATTGCGTTACCTGCCGGATTACCTGACGGCAGCAGAAGAAGGGGCACTGGTGGCAGCCATTGAACAGGCGGGTTGGGAGAATGGGGGGATGCGGCGATTGGTGCGGCAGTTTGGTTACCGATATTCCTTCTCGCGCCGATCGATGGCTCCGGGAGATTTTCGGGAAGCCTTGCCAAATTGGGGCGCATCGATCGCCCGTCGTCTGCACCAGGGGAACCTTCTACCAGCCGTTCCCAATCAGATGCTTGCCAACCGTTATTTGCCTGGGGAAGGAATCAGTTTTCATGTGGATGCGGCAGAGTTTAACGAAATTGCAGCACTTAGCCTGTTATCCGCCTGTGTTATGGAGTTTCGGCATGGGAAAACGGGTGAAAAACAGAAAATCTGGCTGGAACCACGCAGTCTGCTAATTCTGGAAGGGGCAGCCCGTTGGGATTGGCAGCACGGGATTCCCTATCGCAAGCGCGATCGCCATGCAGGCAGGGAACAGCTCCGAGAACCCAGAATTTCACTCACCTTCCGAATTTTTCCTACAGAATAA
- a CDS encoding SDR family oxidoreductase — protein sequence MTVNNIQPGPIDTDMNPADSDFADNLKKMIPLQRYGQTEEVAAMVAYLASPAAAFISGASFKIDGGATV from the coding sequence ATTACGGTTAATAACATCCAGCCGGGTCCCATTGACACAGACATGAACCCGGCGGATAGTGACTTTGCCGACAACTTGAAAAAGATGATTCCACTCCAGCGTTATGGTCAAACTGAGGAGGTCGCTGCAATGGTTGCCTATCTTGCCAGTCCTGCGGCTGCCTTCATTTCGGGTGCAAGCTTCAAGATCGATGGTGGAGCCACGGTTTGA
- a CDS encoding antibiotic biosynthesis monooxygenase — protein sequence MTEPTAETSDIPVTVVISRRVKPGKEAEFEAFLAGVNAACMQYEGHLGANIFRPSNSASSEYRIIFKFDSLNNLRRWEASEERQQWFSLAEELTQSPPQIQILTGLETWFTLPGQSTITPPPRYKMALVSWLAVFPLITTISMLLKDELNSLPIAVRTLIVTTIAIPTMTYIFMPRMTQLFAAWLYPNSTYPSEAPSDKSNPVLPAADAPTVTLPSYLENGKEIEMEARKSSLPPLMP from the coding sequence ATGACTGAACCTACGGCTGAAACCAGTGATATACCCGTCACAGTCGTGATTTCGCGGCGGGTAAAGCCTGGAAAAGAAGCGGAATTTGAAGCTTTTTTAGCGGGGGTGAATGCTGCTTGCATGCAATATGAGGGGCATTTGGGAGCTAACATTTTTCGCCCCTCGAATTCTGCCAGTTCGGAGTACCGAATTATTTTTAAGTTTGACAGTCTCAACAATCTTCGCCGCTGGGAAGCGTCTGAAGAACGTCAGCAGTGGTTTTCCCTCGCCGAGGAGCTGACTCAAAGCCCACCCCAGATTCAGATTCTGACAGGATTGGAAACCTGGTTTACGCTGCCGGGTCAATCGACCATTACTCCCCCACCTCGGTACAAGATGGCGTTGGTCAGTTGGCTTGCGGTTTTTCCACTGATTACCACTATTTCCATGTTGCTAAAGGATGAATTAAATTCACTCCCGATCGCGGTGCGCACGCTCATCGTGACAACGATCGCAATTCCCACCATGACCTATATTTTTATGCCCCGCATGACCCAATTGTTTGCGGCATGGCTGTATCCCAACTCTACCTATCCCTCGGAAGCGCCATCAGACAAAAGTAACCCGGTACTGCCAGCAGCAGACGCTCCTACAGTGACGCTGCCATCTTATCTAGAAAATGGAAAAGAGATCGAAATGGAAGCGCGGAAATCCTCCCTTCCCCCCCTAATGCCGTAG
- a CDS encoding TolB family protein encodes MSTGEQFTFSNFADQRLYRQEIGSEPVAISPEGGWRYADGVIDDHHNRIICVREDHTGSGEAVNTIASLSLDGRQEPQVLVSGNDFYASPRISSDGTKLAWLCWNHPNMPWDGTELWVGELTPEGTIGAAQKVAGGLEESIFQPEWSPDGVLCFVSDRTNWWNLYRWSGEIGQKHAIEPLCPMEAEFGSPQWIFGQSNYAFASAERLICTYTKAGISYLASLNLRTKALEPIEIPYTEIAGIHAVPGKVVFHAGSATEPGAIVQLDLATQHIEGIASLQQSRN; translated from the coding sequence TTGTCCACCGGGGAACAATTTACCTTCTCCAACTTTGCCGACCAACGCCTGTATCGCCAGGAAATTGGTTCTGAACCTGTGGCAATTTCGCCAGAAGGGGGCTGGCGCTATGCGGATGGCGTCATTGACGATCACCATAACCGGATTATCTGTGTGCGAGAAGACCACACAGGTTCTGGAGAAGCGGTGAACACGATCGCCAGCCTCAGTCTGGATGGTAGGCAGGAACCCCAGGTGCTCGTTTCAGGCAATGACTTCTATGCTTCTCCCCGCATCAGTTCGGATGGCACCAAACTGGCGTGGCTCTGCTGGAATCACCCCAACATGCCCTGGGATGGTACGGAATTGTGGGTGGGAGAACTCACCCCTGAGGGAACAATTGGAGCGGCTCAGAAGGTTGCTGGTGGACTGGAAGAGTCAATCTTTCAACCAGAGTGGTCGCCGGATGGAGTGCTGTGTTTTGTTAGCGATCGCACCAATTGGTGGAACCTGTACCGCTGGAGCGGGGAAATCGGGCAGAAGCACGCGATCGAGCCGTTGTGCCCGATGGAGGCAGAATTTGGGTCGCCCCAGTGGATTTTTGGACAATCAAATTATGCTTTTGCGTCTGCGGAACGCTTAATCTGCACCTACACCAAAGCAGGAATTTCCTATCTGGCAAGCTTAAATTTACGAACGAAAGCCCTGGAGCCGATTGAAATTCCTTACACAGAAATTGCTGGAATTCATGCGGTGCCTGGAAAAGTAGTGTTTCATGCGGGGTCAGCAACAGAACCAGGGGCGATCGTCCAACTGGATCTGGCGACTCAGCACATCGAAGGTATTGCGTCGCTCCAGCAATCTAGAAATTGA
- a CDS encoding sensor histidine kinase, translating into MQFLWFLLGLVVGLGLLGWHQVQLNLKLRKIIQILKPDALKWSLSSTARLTRAIAAFEQDYDALVREVEDWRRICQISPTGFLWVDEENQLIRFNPQALKLLGIQNPPSQPRLLLELVRSFELDQLIEETRRTAKPCQRDWTFHPVTPDPSVLSQQISQPLRAYGFPLQHRSVGVFLENRQEAVSLAQQRDRWTSDVAHELKTPLTSIRLVVETLQSRLEPPLSGWADRLLQETIRLSSLVQDLLDLSQLESYPTPLLTLKVVDLVQLIQSAWLSLEPLAKRKQLRLECSGLNQLLIRADESRLHRVLINLLDNSIKYSPQQAKIQIQVKLIFPTDAARNIESTQQVYLAIIDSGPGFLESAIPYVFERFYRSDPSRSRSNLESGTGYPLAPSSFKDKRFSNIPSGSPQQTILTNSGSGLGLAIVRQIVEAHGGSVKASNHPETQGAWVQVFLPYEGE; encoded by the coding sequence GTGCAATTTTTGTGGTTTTTGTTGGGACTTGTTGTGGGATTGGGGCTTTTGGGTTGGCATCAGGTGCAACTCAACCTGAAGCTGCGGAAAATCATCCAAATTCTTAAACCCGATGCATTGAAATGGTCCCTGTCTTCCACAGCACGTCTAACACGGGCGATCGCGGCTTTTGAGCAAGACTATGATGCCCTGGTTCGAGAAGTGGAAGATTGGCGACGAATCTGCCAGATTTCTCCCACGGGGTTTCTCTGGGTCGATGAGGAAAACCAACTGATCCGATTTAACCCCCAGGCACTCAAACTCCTTGGCATCCAAAATCCACCCTCCCAACCCCGGCTGCTGTTGGAATTGGTGCGGTCCTTTGAGCTAGACCAACTGATCGAAGAAACGCGCAGAACTGCCAAACCCTGTCAACGGGACTGGACGTTTCATCCGGTTACCCCCGACCCATCTGTGCTGTCTCAACAAATATCCCAACCATTACGAGCCTATGGGTTTCCCTTACAGCACAGGAGTGTGGGTGTTTTTCTAGAGAATCGTCAGGAAGCGGTGTCATTAGCTCAACAACGCGATCGCTGGACCTCCGACGTTGCCCATGAACTGAAAACCCCCCTGACTTCCATTCGATTGGTTGTAGAAACGCTGCAATCCCGTCTGGAACCGCCATTGTCAGGTTGGGCTGACCGTCTGCTGCAAGAAACGATTCGCCTGAGTAGTCTCGTTCAAGACTTGCTAGACCTGAGCCAGTTGGAATCCTACCCCACTCCCCTACTTACCCTAAAAGTGGTTGATCTGGTTCAGTTGATTCAATCAGCCTGGTTGAGTCTGGAACCCCTGGCAAAACGGAAGCAACTTCGGCTTGAATGCAGCGGACTCAACCAACTTCTGATTCGAGCAGATGAGTCGAGGTTGCACCGTGTTCTAATTAATTTGCTGGATAACAGCATTAAGTACAGCCCCCAGCAAGCCAAAATCCAGATTCAGGTCAAGCTGATATTCCCGACTGATGCTGCCAGGAACATTGAGTCAACCCAACAGGTATATTTAGCCATTATCGACTCTGGTCCCGGCTTTTTAGAAAGCGCCATTCCTTACGTATTTGAGCGATTTTACCGCTCAGATCCCTCCCGCTCGCGGAGCAATCTTGAATCAGGTACAGGATATCCCTTAGCCCCATCGTCCTTTAAGGATAAAAGGTTTTCTAATATTCCGTCAGGGAGTCCACAACAGACGATTCTAACCAATAGTGGGAGCGGATTAGGATTAGCGATCGTCCGCCAAATCGTAGAAGCCCACGGGGGATCGGTTAAGGCCAGCAACCACCCTGAAACGCAAGGAGCATGGGTACAGGTATTTTTGCCCTATGAAGGCGAATAG
- a CDS encoding N-formylglutamate amidohydrolase, which produces MDLFNLHLPKGGAIPIVANLPHSGMFVPDVISKQLTQEHLQSLPNTDWYLDQMYHFLPDLGITVLQATHSRYVVDLNRQLQDPVFGSFWTSVIPAATAMGNPIYTTVPNAEQIQERIRDFYLPYHAKLSQILQEKVATFGKVYLLDLHSFGGLITDDICLGNRNGQTCSELLISSAERQFLHRGYQVVRNKVFTGGYITGHYGQLSNVEALQIEVRYHVYLDENELERSQPPNWQVPKFEIVKRKFAEVFAALAQEIAMHGES; this is translated from the coding sequence ATGGATCTATTCAATCTTCATTTACCAAAAGGTGGGGCAATCCCGATCGTGGCAAATTTGCCCCACAGTGGAATGTTTGTGCCAGATGTAATCTCTAAACAATTGACGCAGGAGCATTTGCAGTCTTTACCCAACACGGATTGGTATTTGGATCAAATGTACCATTTTCTTCCTGATTTGGGGATCACCGTTCTTCAGGCAACGCATAGTCGGTATGTGGTGGATTTGAATCGGCAGCTTCAAGATCCGGTCTTTGGTAGTTTCTGGACTTCTGTTATTCCCGCTGCGACTGCAATGGGGAACCCCATTTACACAACGGTTCCCAATGCAGAACAAATTCAGGAACGCATTCGGGATTTCTACCTGCCTTACCATGCCAAACTGAGTCAGATTCTCCAGGAGAAAGTGGCAACCTTTGGTAAGGTTTATCTGCTTGATTTACATAGCTTTGGTGGGCTAATTACGGATGACATCTGTTTGGGCAACCGAAATGGTCAAACCTGTTCTGAATTGTTGATCTCATCGGCTGAGCGGCAATTTTTGCATCGGGGTTACCAGGTGGTTAGAAACAAGGTATTTACAGGTGGTTACATTACCGGACATTACGGACAGTTGTCCAATGTTGAGGCTCTCCAAATTGAAGTTCGCTATCATGTCTATCTGGATGAGAATGAGCTTGAGCGATCGCAGCCTCCCAACTGGCAGGTTCCAAAATTTGAGATAGTCAAAAGGAAGTTTGCTGAAGTTTTTGCCGCACTTGCCCAGGAAATTGCAATGCATGGAGAATCATGA